The window TGGCAACCCAATTAGGGCGCAAGCTCGGACGGCGCGGTAAAGCCGAAGTCGTCCTTATTGATGCCAACCCCACCCACCTGTGGAAACCCCTGCTGCACGAAGTCGCCACCGGCGCACTGGATTCAGGAATCGATGAGCTTAACTACCGCGCCCACGGTAAGGTACACGGCTTTAGTTTTCAGCTTGGACGCATGTCTGGCCTGCTACGCGAACAACGCGAAGTGGTACTGGCACCCATTCATGACGAACAGGGCGAGCTGATCGTTCCGCAGCGTAGCGTCAGCTACGACACCCTGGTGATTGCCATCGGCAGCGTAACGAACGATTTCGGCACGCCCGGCGCTAAAGATCACTGCATTTTCCTCGACAGCCGCCAGCAAGCAGAACGCTTTCACCGCACATTGCTCAACGAATTTCTGCGAGCCAGTAACAGCGAAAATCCGCGTAATCTGGAAATTGCTATTGTCGGTGCCGGAGCAACCGGAGTGGAATTGTCTGCCGAACTGTACAACACCGCTGAAGTATTGAGCAGCTATGGCCTGAAGAACGTTTCACCAGAACAGCTGAAGGTCACCTTAATCGAAGCTGGCGAGCGCATTCTGCCAGCGCTGCCACCAAGAATATCCGCCGCCGCAACCCGTGAACTGGAAGCGCTGGGCGTAGCGGTGCGCACCGGCACCCTGATTACTGAGGCCAGTGCCGAAGGGTTTGTTACCAAAGATCAGGGCACTATTCCGGCACGCCTTAAAGTCTGGGCCGCCGGGGTAAAAGCACCGGAGTTTATGACAACACTGGGGCTGGAAACCAACCGCGCCAACCAGCTGATCGTCAATGCCAGCCTGCAGACCGAAGATAAAAATATTTTTGCTTTGGGTGATTGCTGCAGCGTAATGCACAGCGACGGCAAACCGGTACCGCCACGCGCTCAGGCTGCTCACCAACAGGCGAGCCATCTGGTCAAAGCGTTGCGAGCCCACCATCAGGGGCAGCCGTTACCGGAATTTGTTTTCCGCGATAAAGGTTCGCTGGTTTCTCTCAGTCGCTACAGCACCGTAGGCAGCCTGATGGGCAACCTGACCAGCGGTTCGATGATGATTGAGGGGAGATTGGCACGGATTGTTTATGTGTCACTGTACCGGTTACACCAGATTGCCCTGCACGGCTACTGGCATACCCTGCTGCTGAGTCTGGTAGGTCATATCAATAAAGTAATCCGGCCGCGTCTGAAATTACACTGATTCAGACATTGCCGGTTTCCGCTCCCAACGTCTGGCGATAATCGCCAGGCGTTGCGTCCGTCCAGCGTTTAAAGGCTTTATAAAAGGCACTGGGTTCGGCATAACCGACCATAAAAGCGATCTCATAAAGCGGAATACTTTCATCACGAATCAGATGCATCGCCAACGCCTGGCGGCTCTCATCCAGCAAAGCCTGATAGGTTGTTCCCAATGCTTTCAGACGACGCTGCAGATTACGCACACTGATACTCAGCTGTGCGGCCACATCTTCCTGCGATACCTGACGCTTCAGCAGACAGCCCTGCAGAATACGCTGCAACTCGCTGTACAGCATGACCTGCTCACGGAATTTATCGGCATTACGCTCAAAATCCCGCAACAAACTGGCATAAAGGATCGGCTGCTGTTCCGGATTAATCTGCTGCCAGGCGGACGCCGATATCTCCAGAGCATAAGTGTCGCCTGCTACAACCTCAGGAACACAAAAGTCATTCAGCTGCGCCACAAAATCTGAATCAAGCGGTACC of the Thalassolituus hydrocarboniclasticus genome contains:
- a CDS encoding helix-turn-helix domain-containing protein, which translates into the protein MSPTVQVDIVLVQHLLSFWDSQGIDITPVWSLLGMTPAEPMPPWVDADKLKLAHNYIASQSCDRLLPARTGRYLAQCDLPLSRLLKYSENLSQGLVAALRFIHLSAGNIHFAVSPGEHKVIIRAESQAGLQLLPQQLLQGLLTLSEACYQVLGRRYRDQDLLLQVPLDSDFVAQLNDFCVPEVVAGDTYALEISASAWQQINPEQQPILYASLLRDFERNADKFREQVMLYSELQRILQGCLLKRQVSQEDVAAQLSISVRNLQRRLKALGTTYQALLDESRQALAMHLIRDESIPLYEIAFMVGYAEPSAFYKAFKRWTDATPGDYRQTLGAETGNV
- a CDS encoding NAD(P)/FAD-dependent oxidoreductase, translated to MQRIVIIGGGAGGLELATQLGRKLGRRGKAEVVLIDANPTHLWKPLLHEVATGALDSGIDELNYRAHGKVHGFSFQLGRMSGLLREQREVVLAPIHDEQGELIVPQRSVSYDTLVIAIGSVTNDFGTPGAKDHCIFLDSRQQAERFHRTLLNEFLRASNSENPRNLEIAIVGAGATGVELSAELYNTAEVLSSYGLKNVSPEQLKVTLIEAGERILPALPPRISAAATRELEALGVAVRTGTLITEASAEGFVTKDQGTIPARLKVWAAGVKAPEFMTTLGLETNRANQLIVNASLQTEDKNIFALGDCCSVMHSDGKPVPPRAQAAHQQASHLVKALRAHHQGQPLPEFVFRDKGSLVSLSRYSTVGSLMGNLTSGSMMIEGRLARIVYVSLYRLHQIALHGYWHTLLLSLVGHINKVIRPRLKLH